In a single window of the Desulfovibrio mangrovi genome:
- a CDS encoding TRAP transporter large permease, with the protein MDQALAGWLFVGMTFMLMLGFPVAFTLLGTSLVFGVIGFGWDFFNLMPLRVWGVMSNFTYTAVPLFIFMGMAMERSGIATKLIESMGTMLGRVRGGMAISVVLVGALLGASTGIVGATVVTMGLLALPTMMRCGYKNTLSTGVIAASGTLGQIIPPSIILILLGDIIGVPVGDLFIGALVPGFMLVLFYIIYIMIYSKVWPENVPAVTCAPKCKPGDPGYDACALDPDMPSMRDLMAAFLPPLFLILAVLGTIFAGIASPTEAAGVGAFGALILSYVNGKFSWQMLKEVMESTMRLTSMIFIILVGATAFGLVFRGLGGDHLVREFVQTLPFGKWGVLAIVMFLIFLMGFFLDFIEITFIQIPVLAPIMIESGFDPTWLALIFALNLQTSFLTPPFGFSLFYLKGVCPPQVSTLDIYKGIIPFVLIQLLVLGICAAFPDLLLWLPQMAAAR; encoded by the coding sequence ATGGATCAGGCGCTTGCAGGCTGGCTTTTTGTCGGCATGACTTTCATGCTCATGCTTGGTTTTCCCGTGGCGTTCACACTGCTGGGCACGTCTCTGGTGTTTGGCGTCATCGGTTTCGGCTGGGATTTCTTCAACCTCATGCCCCTGCGCGTATGGGGCGTCATGAGCAACTTTACCTACACTGCCGTTCCCCTGTTCATCTTTATGGGGATGGCCATGGAGCGTTCCGGCATTGCCACCAAGCTCATCGAGTCCATGGGCACCATGCTCGGACGCGTGCGCGGTGGCATGGCCATTTCAGTCGTGCTGGTAGGTGCGTTGCTGGGGGCATCGACAGGCATCGTGGGCGCCACCGTGGTGACCATGGGGCTGCTTGCCCTGCCCACCATGATGCGCTGTGGCTATAAGAATACCCTTTCCACCGGTGTTATCGCCGCGTCCGGTACGCTTGGTCAGATCATTCCGCCTTCCATCATTCTCATTCTGCTGGGCGACATCATCGGCGTTCCGGTGGGTGATCTTTTTATCGGTGCGCTTGTCCCCGGCTTCATGCTGGTTCTGTTCTACATCATCTATATCATGATATATTCCAAGGTCTGGCCGGAAAATGTTCCTGCCGTGACCTGTGCCCCCAAATGCAAGCCCGGGGATCCCGGGTATGACGCCTGCGCCCTTGATCCCGACATGCCGAGCATGCGAGATCTCATGGCTGCCTTTCTGCCGCCTCTGTTCCTCATTCTGGCGGTGCTGGGTACCATTTTTGCGGGCATAGCCTCTCCCACGGAAGCCGCAGGGGTGGGCGCATTCGGTGCGCTTATTCTCAGCTACGTGAACGGCAAATTCAGCTGGCAGATGCTCAAGGAAGTCATGGAATCCACCATGCGCCTGACAAGCATGATCTTCATCATTCTTGTCGGCGCCACAGCGTTCGGTCTGGTTTTCCGCGGGCTCGGCGGCGACCACCTGGTGCGGGAATTCGTGCAGACGCTGCCCTTCGGCAAGTGGGGCGTGCTGGCGATCGTGATGTTCCTCATCTTCCTGATGGGATTCTTCCTCGACTTCATCGAGATCACCTTCATTCAGATTCCCGTTCTGGCGCCGATCATGATCGAGTCCGGCTTCGATCCCACCTGGCTCGCCCTGATTTTCGCCCTTAACCTGCAGACGTCCTTCCTTACGCCGCCTTTCGGGTTTTCGTTGTTCTACCTGAAGGGGGTCTGCCCGCCGCAGGTCTCCACACTGGATATCTACAAGGGGATTATTCCGTTCGTGCTCATCCAGTTGCTGGTGCTCGGCATCTGCGCCGCCTTCCCCGACTTGCTGCTGTGGCTGCCGCAGATGGCTGCCGCACGGTAG
- a CDS encoding methyl-accepting chemotaxis protein, producing the protein MFRNIPIGSRIIALIILMALFISATVAVFVQLTDKVANIGVTETQTVMLKDHKARLQLATLTFVSTINTMISAAPEDQRDDLIRKATNSIRYEADKSGYYFVYRDTTVVAHAASPDTVGQDKGAAKDPNGVFVIRELARAAHDGGGFVEYTWPKPNMGTQPKISYAMMIPGTDYWAGTGVYVDNVEVEKQRIANKIGDIVSTSTYTTVAILAAIMIFGILPLSIAMNLSITRPLREATAAANAVAEGNLNVQIAPKGKDEVAQLQLSLGTMVKTLKANIEDMEVKGAEANRQTEIARDALRKAEEAMAKAEQATKEGMLTAAGRLEGVVERINTATVDLSNRSDEIRGGTDNQMSRISETATAMEEMNATVLEVARNASEAAEQTEKSREKALQGAEMVTKTVSAMNNLQTLTNELKSNMHKLGEQSDAIGHVMNVINDIADQTNLLALNAAIEAARAGEAGRGFAVVADEVRKLAEKTMGATKEVGDNINSIQGLARLNVQGMDEAVNAIHGASELSLESGKLLEEIVRMAQEAAGQVQSIATASEEQSAASEEITHSVDEINIIAQENARRVVESDEDIRELSQQAEALSGLIVTLKEDAK; encoded by the coding sequence ATGTTCAGAAATATTCCCATAGGCAGCAGAATCATTGCACTGATCATCCTGATGGCTTTGTTCATCAGTGCAACGGTTGCTGTATTCGTACAACTCACAGACAAGGTGGCAAACATAGGCGTGACCGAAACACAAACGGTCATGCTCAAGGACCACAAGGCCAGATTGCAACTGGCAACCCTCACGTTTGTGAGCACCATAAACACAATGATCTCTGCCGCCCCGGAAGACCAACGGGACGACCTCATCCGCAAGGCCACAAACTCCATCCGGTACGAAGCAGATAAGTCCGGCTACTATTTCGTCTACCGCGACACTACGGTAGTCGCCCACGCCGCGAGTCCTGACACTGTCGGACAGGACAAGGGCGCAGCCAAGGATCCCAACGGCGTATTCGTCATCCGCGAACTGGCCCGGGCGGCCCATGACGGTGGCGGCTTTGTCGAATACACCTGGCCCAAGCCGAACATGGGCACGCAACCCAAGATCAGCTACGCCATGATGATTCCCGGCACGGACTACTGGGCAGGTACCGGCGTCTACGTTGACAACGTGGAAGTGGAAAAGCAGCGCATTGCAAACAAGATCGGTGACATTGTCTCCACGTCGACCTACACCACTGTCGCCATTCTCGCCGCCATCATGATCTTCGGTATTCTGCCGCTGAGCATTGCGATGAACCTTTCCATCACGCGCCCCCTGCGCGAGGCTACCGCAGCAGCCAATGCCGTTGCTGAAGGCAACCTCAACGTGCAGATCGCTCCCAAGGGCAAGGATGAAGTGGCGCAACTGCAACTGTCTCTGGGCACCATGGTGAAGACGCTCAAGGCCAACATTGAAGACATGGAAGTCAAGGGCGCAGAGGCCAACAGACAGACAGAGATTGCCCGAGATGCCCTGCGCAAGGCGGAAGAAGCCATGGCCAAGGCCGAACAGGCCACCAAGGAAGGTATGCTCACCGCCGCAGGCCGCCTTGAAGGTGTAGTGGAACGCATCAACACGGCCACTGTGGACCTTTCCAACCGCAGTGATGAAATCCGCGGCGGCACGGACAACCAGATGTCCCGCATCAGTGAAACCGCCACCGCCATGGAAGAAATGAACGCCACCGTGCTGGAAGTGGCGCGTAACGCCAGCGAGGCAGCCGAACAAACCGAAAAGTCGCGGGAAAAGGCACTGCAGGGAGCAGAAATGGTAACCAAGACCGTTTCCGCCATGAACAACCTGCAGACCCTGACCAACGAACTCAAGAGCAACATGCACAAGCTGGGTGAACAGTCGGATGCCATCGGCCACGTGATGAACGTGATCAACGACATTGCCGACCAGACCAACCTGCTGGCCCTGAACGCCGCCATTGAAGCAGCCCGTGCCGGCGAAGCGGGCCGTGGCTTCGCAGTGGTGGCCGACGAGGTGCGCAAGCTGGCTGAAAAGACCATGGGCGCCACCAAGGAAGTGGGCGACAACATCAATTCGATTCAGGGCCTTGCCCGCCTCAACGTGCAGGGCATGGACGAAGCCGTGAACGCCATACACGGGGCATCCGAGCTCTCGCTGGAATCCGGCAAGCTGCTTGAAGAGATTGTGCGCATGGCACAGGAAGCAGCCGGTCAGGTGCAGTCCATTGCCACAGCTTCCGAAGAGCAGTCCGCAGCCTCCGAAGAGATCACCCACAGTGTTGATGAAATCAACATCATCGCGCAGGAAAACGCCCGGCGCGTTGTGGAATCTGACGAAGACATCCGCGAGCTTTCACAGCAGGCAGAGGCGCTCAGCGGCCTCATCGTCACGCTGAAGGAAGACGCGAAGTAG
- a CDS encoding methyl-accepting chemotaxis protein: MLRSITIGKRVLSLLIFMTLFMAISIFAFIRLTAEVSQAELQETQNVMLEDHKRRLKLATDTIAEALGVLIADAPTKEEQLEIIRKSIDKFRFEDDNSGYYFVYENTTVQVLPPKKELEGKDLKDLKDPNGVYLVRELNKAAHDGGGFVTYFWDKPGAGQTLKLGYANLIPGTDSWIGTGIYVDNVDMEKARIESKISDIVTTKTTWTLGTLAAVFLILVLPFSLTLIASIVRPLREATAAADAVAHGNLDVQLNTKGRDEVSNLQQSLNEMVATLKRNIQDMAAKEEEANRQAQSAREAAKRAEDAMLQAEKATREGMLTAAGRLEGVVSRISHATNDLATRSDEIRRGTENQMSRISETATAMEEMNATVLEVARNAGEAADQTEKSREKALQGSTVVSDTVKSMNDLQTLTTNLKGNMHKLGEQSVAIGQVMNVINDIADQTNLLALNAAIEAARAGDAGRGFAVVADEVRKLAEKTMGATKEVGESIKSIQGLAKANVDGMDEAVNAINGATDLSNQSGQMLYEIVSMAQDAAMQVQSIATAAEQQSAASEQITSSVDEINQIANENAHRVAESDRDIQQLAEEANELSSLIHSLKADAK; this comes from the coding sequence ATGTTACGCAGCATCACCATTGGCAAACGTGTATTATCCCTGCTCATCTTCATGACGCTGTTCATGGCGATCAGCATTTTTGCGTTCATCCGCCTCACGGCGGAAGTTTCGCAGGCAGAGCTGCAGGAAACCCAGAACGTAATGCTGGAGGATCACAAGCGACGCCTGAAGCTCGCTACAGACACGATTGCCGAAGCGCTGGGCGTACTCATAGCAGACGCGCCCACAAAGGAAGAGCAACTGGAGATCATCCGCAAGTCAATCGACAAATTCCGCTTCGAGGATGACAACTCCGGCTACTACTTCGTGTATGAAAATACCACAGTTCAGGTGTTGCCTCCCAAGAAGGAACTTGAAGGCAAGGATCTCAAGGACCTCAAGGACCCCAATGGTGTGTATCTGGTACGCGAACTGAACAAGGCCGCGCATGACGGCGGCGGGTTCGTCACCTACTTCTGGGATAAGCCCGGCGCAGGCCAGACCCTCAAGCTGGGATACGCCAATCTCATTCCCGGCACTGACAGCTGGATCGGAACCGGCATCTATGTCGACAACGTGGACATGGAAAAGGCCCGCATCGAGTCCAAAATCAGTGACATCGTCACCACCAAGACCACATGGACCCTCGGCACGCTGGCCGCTGTCTTCCTGATTCTGGTGCTGCCGTTCAGCCTTACCCTCATCGCCTCCATTGTCCGTCCGTTGCGGGAAGCTACCGCCGCTGCCGATGCCGTGGCCCACGGCAATCTGGATGTACAGCTGAACACCAAGGGCAGGGACGAAGTCTCCAACCTTCAGCAGTCCCTCAATGAAATGGTGGCAACCCTGAAACGAAACATTCAGGACATGGCCGCCAAAGAGGAAGAAGCCAACCGGCAGGCGCAATCCGCCCGCGAAGCGGCCAAGCGCGCTGAAGACGCCATGCTGCAGGCCGAGAAAGCCACGAGAGAAGGCATGCTCACCGCCGCCGGTCGACTCGAGGGGGTTGTTTCCCGCATTTCGCACGCCACCAATGACCTTGCCACGCGCAGTGATGAGATCAGACGCGGTACCGAGAATCAGATGTCCCGCATCAGTGAAACCGCCACCGCCATGGAAGAAATGAATGCCACAGTGCTGGAAGTGGCCCGCAATGCCGGCGAAGCCGCCGACCAGACTGAAAAATCACGTGAAAAAGCCCTGCAGGGCTCGACCGTGGTATCGGACACCGTAAAGTCCATGAACGACCTGCAAACCCTTACGACGAACCTCAAAGGGAACATGCACAAGCTTGGCGAACAGTCCGTAGCCATTGGTCAGGTCATGAACGTCATTAACGACATTGCAGACCAGACCAACCTGCTGGCTCTGAACGCTGCCATCGAAGCTGCGCGCGCCGGTGACGCAGGACGCGGGTTCGCCGTGGTTGCCGATGAAGTGCGCAAACTGGCTGAAAAGACCATGGGCGCAACCAAGGAAGTGGGCGAAAGCATCAAGTCCATCCAGGGCCTTGCCAAGGCCAACGTGGACGGCATGGACGAAGCCGTGAATGCCATCAACGGAGCCACGGATCTTTCTAACCAGTCCGGCCAGATGCTGTATGAAATCGTTTCCATGGCGCAGGATGCAGCCATGCAGGTACAGTCCATCGCCACTGCAGCCGAACAACAATCCGCCGCATCTGAACAGATCACCAGCAGCGTTGACGAAATCAACCAGATAGCGAACGAGAACGCCCATCGCGTTGCCGAATCGGACAGAGACATCCAGCAACTAGCTGAAGAAGCGAATGAATTGAGCAGCCTTATTCATTCCCTGAAGGCAGACGCTAAATAG
- a CDS encoding phosphotransacetylase family protein — translation MTGIYIGSTSAFAGKNITALALGLALQKQGLRVGYMKPVGALPVTVDEIIGDEDAMLIREVLGLDAAPDELTPVIIPQNLRATRLIQPENCMERIRAAYERLSRDKDVMLVCGSGSFLHRGKHRGVDGVSIVRALGLKTILVDRFDNTLHYDAVLSIRECLGDSLLGVLFNDVPELFMRDAVEILVPYLSEQDIKVLGIIPRDPLLNAIKASELAWRLGGKIISGNAQSQRIIEDFLIGTMQVENFMTYFRRQRNSATIVGGDRTDLQLVALEGDCPCLILTGNIAPNELVRARSEQKGVPVIQVKDDTYTVAKQMETILASQKLRELVKIERAAALVNSVLDLQHITQAL, via the coding sequence ATGACAGGCATCTACATAGGCTCCACCAGCGCGTTTGCAGGCAAGAACATCACCGCCCTTGCCCTTGGGCTGGCACTGCAAAAGCAGGGCCTTCGCGTCGGTTACATGAAGCCGGTTGGCGCACTGCCCGTCACCGTGGATGAGATCATCGGCGATGAAGACGCCATGCTCATTCGCGAAGTCCTTGGTCTGGACGCCGCACCGGACGAACTGACTCCCGTCATCATTCCCCAGAATCTGCGGGCAACGCGTCTCATCCAGCCGGAAAATTGCATGGAACGCATCCGTGCGGCCTATGAACGGCTTTCCCGCGACAAGGACGTCATGCTCGTCTGCGGCAGCGGCTCCTTCCTGCACCGCGGCAAGCACCGTGGGGTGGATGGCGTCTCCATCGTCCGTGCCCTCGGGCTCAAGACCATCCTCGTGGACCGCTTCGACAACACCCTGCATTACGACGCCGTGCTCAGCATTCGAGAATGCCTTGGCGACTCCCTGCTGGGTGTTCTCTTCAATGACGTACCGGAACTCTTCATGCGCGATGCGGTCGAAATTCTGGTGCCCTATCTGAGCGAGCAGGACATCAAGGTGCTGGGCATCATTCCGCGCGATCCGCTGCTCAACGCCATCAAGGCTTCCGAACTGGCATGGCGTCTCGGTGGCAAGATCATTTCCGGCAACGCCCAGTCCCAGCGCATCATAGAAGATTTTCTCATCGGCACCATGCAGGTGGAAAACTTCATGACCTATTTCCGCCGCCAGCGGAACTCCGCCACCATTGTCGGCGGCGACCGCACCGACCTGCAACTGGTCGCCCTCGAAGGCGATTGCCCCTGCCTCATTCTCACAGGCAACATCGCACCCAACGAACTGGTCAGAGCCCGCTCCGAGCAGAAGGGCGTGCCCGTCATTCAGGTGAAGGACGACACCTACACCGTGGCCAAGCAGATGGAGACCATTCTCGCCAGTCAGAAATTGCGCGAGTTGGTGAAAATCGAACGGGCGGCCGCGCTTGTGAACAGCGTGCTCGACCTGCAGCACATTACGCAGGCCCTCTAG
- a CDS encoding acetate kinase: MNVLVINSGSSSIKYQLINMETETSLCSGLVERIGEANGKLTHKIHPDTDAEKKIAINEEFANHVAGMKRVVDLITDSENGVIKDKSEIYAIGHRVLLGGEKITKSLKINDWAKDVIREYFPLGPLHNPANLAGIEVAEELFPGVPSVGVFDTEFHQTMPKKAFLYPLPYSMYEDLQVRRYGFHGTSHRYVTKQAAKFLGKPLDELNIITCHLGNGCSMCAVKNGKCVDTTMGLTPLEGLMMGTRCGDIDPAIVPFVMEKTGISAAEMDNVMNKQSGLKGICGMNDMRDIHSARQEGNEKAQLAFEMMSYRIKKYIGAFMAVVGEVDAVIFTAGIGENDEFMRAEVCKDMEHLGIEIDIEENNTRRGVARSISKGGKVQVLVIPTNEELEIAQATMEVLKG; this comes from the coding sequence ATGAACGTACTCGTTATCAACTCCGGCTCTTCTTCTATCAAATATCAGCTCATCAACATGGAGACTGAGACCTCTCTGTGCTCCGGCCTTGTTGAGCGCATTGGTGAAGCCAACGGGAAACTGACCCACAAGATCCATCCCGACACCGATGCTGAAAAGAAGATCGCCATCAACGAAGAATTTGCAAACCACGTTGCCGGCATGAAGCGCGTAGTTGACCTGATCACCGACAGCGAAAACGGTGTTATCAAGGACAAGTCCGAAATCTACGCCATTGGCCACCGCGTTCTGCTCGGCGGCGAAAAGATCACCAAGTCTCTCAAGATCAACGACTGGGCCAAGGACGTTATCCGCGAATACTTCCCCCTCGGCCCCCTGCACAACCCTGCAAACCTTGCAGGCATCGAAGTGGCTGAAGAACTCTTCCCCGGCGTGCCCTCTGTTGGCGTATTCGACACCGAATTCCATCAGACCATGCCCAAGAAGGCGTTCCTCTACCCCCTTCCGTACTCCATGTACGAAGACCTGCAGGTACGTCGCTACGGGTTCCACGGCACCTCGCACCGCTATGTGACCAAGCAGGCTGCAAAGTTCCTCGGTAAGCCCCTGGACGAACTGAACATCATCACCTGCCACCTCGGCAACGGCTGCTCCATGTGCGCCGTCAAGAACGGCAAGTGCGTGGACACCACCATGGGTCTGACCCCGCTCGAGGGTCTGATGATGGGTACCCGTTGCGGCGACATCGATCCCGCCATCGTGCCCTTCGTCATGGAAAAGACCGGTATCTCCGCTGCCGAGATGGACAACGTCATGAACAAGCAGTCCGGCCTCAAGGGCATCTGCGGCATGAACGACATGCGTGACATCCATTCCGCACGTCAGGAAGGTAACGAAAAGGCTCAGCTCGCATTTGAAATGATGTCCTATCGCATCAAGAAGTACATCGGTGCCTTCATGGCCGTTGTAGGCGAAGTTGACGCAGTTATCTTCACCGCCGGTATCGGCGAAAACGACGAATTCATGCGTGCAGAAGTCTGCAAGGACATGGAACACCTCGGCATCGAAATCGATATCGAAGAAAACAACACCCGCCGCGGTGTTGCCCGCTCCATCAGCAAGGGCGGCAAGGTGCAGGTGCTGGTCATCCCCACCAACGAAGAACTCGAAATCGCTCAGGCGACCATGGAAGTCCTCAAGGGCTAA
- the pta gene encoding phosphate acetyltransferase, producing the protein MSNNLYITATESKSGKSAVVLGMMQLLLRDIRKVAFFRPIINNPNRDVRDHDINLILTHFGLDIPYEDTYAYSLNEARELINHGQHATLLDNILNKYKKLADNYDFVLCEGTDFLGKDAAFEFDLNADIAANLGCPVVVIANGQGKSTDEIIGSTQLTIDSLEEKGLDIVSAIINRADKDSVSAEQIINSLECKTRCTNPLAVYVIPDEPTLGKPTMNDVKKWLKGTVLYGHGRLDTLVDDYLIAAMQIGNFLDYVNPGSLIITPGDRSDIIIATLATRLSNAYPDISGIVLTGGLQPAPNVHRLIEGWTGVPVPVLSVKEHTYLTTQILNDLYGKIDPENERKINTALGVFEKCVDTAEIAKRVIGRKSTRVTPKMFEFNLIEKAKRNKMRIVLPEGAEERILRAAEILDRRGVAKIILLGNADEIGKKISELGLDLGDIQIIQPELSPNFEKYVEAYFEFRKKKGISMEQARDAMSDPTYYGTMMVKQDDADGMVSGAINTTAHTIRPAFEFIKTKPTASIVSSVFLMCLKDRVLVFGDCAVNPNPTSEQLAEIAISSCETARIFGVDPRIAMLSYSTGSSGKGADVEKVIEATRIAKERAPELLLEGPLQYDAAIDADVAATKLPNSEVAGKATVFIFPDLNTGNNTYKAVQRAANAVAIGPVLQGLNKPVNDLSRGCTVPDIVNTVAITAIQAQAEKGLV; encoded by the coding sequence GTGTCCAACAACCTGTACATTACAGCCACGGAGTCCAAGAGCGGCAAATCCGCCGTCGTACTGGGCATGATGCAGCTACTGCTCAGGGATATCCGTAAAGTCGCCTTCTTCAGGCCCATCATCAACAACCCCAACCGTGACGTTCGGGATCATGACATCAACCTGATCCTCACCCACTTCGGGCTGGATATTCCTTACGAGGATACCTACGCCTACTCGCTGAACGAAGCCCGTGAACTCATTAATCACGGCCAGCACGCCACCCTTCTCGACAACATCCTGAACAAGTACAAGAAGCTCGCAGACAACTACGACTTCGTACTGTGTGAAGGCACCGACTTCCTGGGCAAGGACGCCGCGTTCGAGTTCGACCTGAACGCCGACATCGCCGCGAACCTTGGCTGCCCCGTGGTGGTCATCGCCAACGGTCAGGGCAAGAGCACCGATGAAATCATCGGCTCCACCCAGCTGACCATTGATTCCCTCGAGGAAAAGGGGCTGGACATCGTTTCGGCCATCATCAACCGTGCGGACAAGGACAGCGTCAGCGCCGAGCAGATCATCAACTCTCTCGAATGCAAGACCCGCTGCACCAACCCCCTTGCGGTGTACGTCATTCCGGACGAGCCCACTCTGGGCAAGCCCACCATGAACGACGTGAAGAAGTGGCTGAAGGGTACCGTTCTTTACGGTCACGGCCGTCTGGACACCCTGGTGGACGACTACCTCATCGCCGCCATGCAGATCGGCAACTTCCTCGACTACGTGAACCCCGGCAGCCTGATCATCACCCCCGGTGACCGCAGCGACATCATCATTGCCACGCTTGCCACCCGTCTTTCCAACGCCTACCCCGACATTTCCGGCATCGTGCTCACCGGTGGCCTGCAGCCCGCGCCCAACGTGCACCGCCTGATCGAAGGCTGGACCGGCGTTCCGGTTCCGGTTCTTTCCGTCAAGGAACACACCTATCTTACCACGCAGATCCTCAACGACCTGTACGGCAAGATCGACCCTGAAAACGAACGCAAGATCAACACCGCCCTCGGCGTATTCGAAAAATGCGTGGACACTGCCGAAATCGCCAAGCGCGTCATCGGCCGCAAGTCCACCCGCGTCACGCCCAAGATGTTCGAGTTCAACCTCATCGAAAAGGCCAAGCGCAACAAGATGCGCATTGTCCTGCCCGAAGGCGCTGAAGAACGCATCCTGCGTGCAGCCGAAATCCTCGACCGCCGCGGCGTTGCCAAAATCATCCTGCTGGGTAATGCCGATGAAATCGGCAAGAAGATCTCCGAGCTTGGTCTCGACCTTGGCGATATCCAGATCATTCAGCCCGAGCTGTCGCCCAATTTCGAGAAGTACGTTGAAGCCTACTTCGAGTTCCGCAAGAAGAAGGGCATCAGCATGGAACAGGCGCGCGACGCCATGTCCGACCCCACCTACTACGGCACCATGATGGTTAAGCAGGATGACGCCGACGGCATGGTTTCCGGCGCTATCAACACCACCGCCCACACCATTCGTCCCGCATTCGAGTTCATCAAGACCAAGCCCACCGCATCCATCGTGTCCTCGGTCTTCCTGATGTGCCTGAAGGACCGCGTGCTGGTATTCGGCGACTGCGCAGTGAATCCCAATCCCACTTCCGAGCAGTTGGCGGAAATCGCCATCAGCTCTTGTGAGACGGCCCGCATTTTTGGGGTTGACCCGCGCATAGCCATGCTATCATATTCCACCGGCTCTTCCGGCAAGGGTGCTGACGTGGAAAAGGTCATCGAAGCCACCCGCATTGCCAAGGAACGTGCCCCCGAGCTGCTGCTGGAAGGCCCACTCCAGTACGACGCAGCCATCGATGCAGACGTAGCCGCCACCAAGCTGCCCAACTCCGAGGTAGCAGGCAAGGCGACCGTCTTCATCTTCCCGGACCTGAACACCGGCAACAACACCTACAAGGCTGTTCAGCGTGCGGCAAATGCAGTGGCAATCGGCCCCGTGCTGCAGGGTCTTAACAAGCCCGTTAACGACCTCTCCCGCGGCTGCACGGTACCCGATATCGTGAACACCGTAGCCATTACCGCCATACAGGCGCAGGCTGAAAAGGGACTCGTATAG
- a CDS encoding (Fe-S)-binding protein: MADLNKLAKMLEELDDLMVACMKCGMCQAVCPVFAETMRESDVTRGKIALLENLAHEMIKDAEGVQERLNRCLLCGSCAANCPSGVRIMDIFLQGRTIVNTYMGLSPVKKAILRGMVGNPKLFNALLDFGSKFQGLFTSQANELLGSSCSKFLSPVIGDRHFSPLAKQSLHSKYGTIDTPAGKSGIRVLFYPGCVADKMYTKAGEACLKVFRHHGVGVWMPSAQACCGIPALSAGDRVAYDKMVKFNVNIFGDGNYDYIVAPCGSCISTIHELWPQFSAEYPKEVQDKIAKISKKAMDINQFVVDVLGVKPTEAPKGGTKVTFHDSCHLKKSLKVASQPRDLIRMNPNYELVEMSEADRCCGCGGTFNLYHYDLSKKIGERKRENIVASGAKVLSTGCPACMMQITDMLSQNNDSVAVKHSIEIYAETL, encoded by the coding sequence ATGGCCGATCTGAATAAACTTGCAAAGATGCTCGAGGAACTGGATGACCTGATGGTTGCCTGCATGAAGTGCGGCATGTGTCAGGCTGTCTGCCCTGTATTCGCCGAAACCATGCGCGAATCCGACGTTACCCGCGGCAAGATCGCCCTGCTGGAAAACCTCGCCCACGAGATGATCAAGGACGCCGAAGGCGTTCAGGAACGTCTGAACCGCTGCCTGCTCTGCGGTTCCTGTGCGGCCAACTGTCCTTCCGGCGTGCGCATCATGGACATCTTCCTCCAGGGCCGCACCATCGTGAACACCTATATGGGGCTTTCCCCGGTCAAAAAGGCCATTCTGCGCGGCATGGTGGGCAACCCCAAGCTGTTCAACGCCCTTCTTGACTTCGGTTCCAAGTTCCAGGGGCTGTTCACCAGCCAGGCCAACGAACTGCTCGGTTCCTCCTGCTCGAAGTTCCTGTCGCCCGTCATCGGCGACCGCCACTTCTCCCCGCTTGCCAAGCAGTCCCTGCACAGCAAGTACGGAACCATCGACACCCCCGCCGGCAAGTCCGGCATCCGTGTCCTGTTCTACCCCGGCTGCGTGGCCGACAAGATGTACACCAAGGCCGGCGAAGCCTGCCTGAAGGTCTTCCGTCACCACGGCGTAGGCGTGTGGATGCCCTCCGCTCAGGCGTGCTGCGGCATTCCCGCCCTGTCTGCCGGTGACCGCGTTGCCTACGACAAGATGGTCAAGTTCAACGTGAACATCTTCGGCGACGGCAACTACGACTATATCGTGGCCCCCTGCGGCTCCTGCATCTCCACCATTCACGAACTCTGGCCCCAGTTCTCGGCCGAGTATCCCAAGGAAGTGCAGGACAAGATCGCCAAGATCTCCAAGAAGGCCATGGACATTAACCAGTTCGTCGTGGACGTGCTGGGCGTGAAGCCCACCGAGGCTCCCAAGGGCGGCACCAAGGTCACCTTCCATGACTCCTGCCACCTGAAGAAGAGCCTGAAGGTTGCTTCCCAGCCCCGCGATCTCATCCGCATGAACCCCAACTATGAACTGGTGGAAATGAGCGAAGCGGATCGTTGCTGCGGTTGCGGCGGTACCTTCAACCTGTACCACTACGATCTGTCCAAGAAGATCGGCGAACGCAAGCGCGAGAACATCGTCGCCTCCGGCGCAAAGGTGCTCTCCACCGGTTGCCCCGCGTGCATGATGCAGATCACTGACATGCTGTCCCAGAACAATGACAGTGTCGCAGTGAAACATAGCATTGAGATATACGCGGAAACGCTCTAA